A DNA window from Mycolicibacter hiberniae contains the following coding sequences:
- a CDS encoding MarR family transcriptional regulator yields the protein MAASPASGDADPIALARANWERAGWGDVADGMVAVTSVMRAHQILLARVEATLRPYDLSFSRFELLRLLAFSRSGALPITKASDRLQVHVTSVTHAIRRLEAAGLVERLPHPTDGRTTLVSITELGRATVADATASLNAQVFADLGMSLEESRALSSAIETLRRNAGDF from the coding sequence GTGGCAGCTTCCCCTGCGTCCGGCGACGCCGATCCGATCGCCCTGGCGCGAGCCAACTGGGAGCGGGCCGGCTGGGGCGACGTCGCCGACGGGATGGTGGCGGTGACATCGGTGATGCGGGCCCACCAGATTCTGCTGGCCCGGGTGGAGGCGACCCTGCGCCCCTACGACTTGAGCTTCTCCCGATTCGAGCTGTTGCGGTTGTTGGCGTTCAGCCGCTCCGGTGCACTGCCGATCACCAAAGCCTCCGACCGGCTGCAGGTCCACGTCACCAGCGTCACGCATGCCATCCGGCGATTGGAGGCCGCTGGTCTGGTCGAGCGGCTGCCGCACCCGACCGACGGCCGCACTACGCTGGTGTCCATCACCGAACTGGGGCGCGCGACCGTCGCCGACGCGACGGCCAGCCTCAACGCTCAGGTGTTCGCCGATCTCGGTATGTCGCTAGAGGAATCGCGGGCGTTGTCGTCGGCCATCGAGACGCTGCGCCGCAACGCCGGCGATTTCTAG
- a CDS encoding type III polyketide synthase has protein sequence MTAPSLAAVAVKFPSHRYSQAESAQALGDFAGPEFRRFFEASGVASRHLALPLSRYAELSGFTEANDTFIEVALDLGEQALRAALDAAHIEPADVDVVVSTTVTGLAVPTLEARLAARVGLRPDVKRVPLFGLGCVAGAAGVARMYDYLRAYPDGVAALLAVELCSLTIQRGDRSIPNFVAASLFGDGAAAAIATGANRRPAGANMPRILATRSRLYPDSQDVMGWDIGTDGFRIKLSVEVTTVVEKYLADDVHNFLADCGLRAEDLSAYVCHPGGPKVIEAVQNVLDLPAEALDRTRTSLRENGNLSSASVLDVLRATVAEPPPPGSFGLMIAMGPGFCSELVLLGW, from the coding sequence ATGACCGCGCCGTCGCTCGCTGCCGTAGCCGTTAAGTTCCCGTCCCATCGATACAGCCAGGCCGAATCCGCCCAAGCACTGGGCGACTTCGCCGGCCCCGAGTTTCGGCGGTTCTTCGAGGCCAGCGGCGTCGCCTCCCGCCACCTGGCGCTGCCCCTGTCCCGCTACGCCGAATTGAGCGGGTTCACCGAGGCCAACGACACCTTCATCGAGGTCGCCCTCGACCTCGGCGAGCAAGCGCTGCGGGCCGCCCTGGACGCCGCCCACATCGAGCCGGCCGACGTCGACGTCGTGGTGTCCACGACGGTGACCGGCCTGGCCGTACCGACCCTGGAGGCCCGCCTGGCGGCCAGAGTCGGGTTGCGGCCCGACGTCAAACGGGTCCCGCTGTTCGGGCTGGGCTGCGTCGCCGGGGCCGCCGGGGTGGCTCGGATGTATGACTATCTGCGTGCCTATCCCGACGGGGTGGCGGCGTTGCTCGCGGTCGAACTGTGCTCACTGACCATCCAGCGCGGCGATCGCTCGATACCGAACTTCGTGGCCGCCAGCCTCTTCGGTGACGGCGCGGCCGCCGCGATCGCCACCGGCGCGAACCGGCGGCCGGCCGGGGCGAACATGCCGCGCATCCTGGCGACCCGCAGCCGGCTCTACCCCGACAGCCAGGACGTGATGGGCTGGGACATCGGCACCGACGGTTTCCGGATCAAGCTGTCGGTCGAGGTCACCACCGTGGTGGAGAAGTACCTGGCCGACGACGTCCACAACTTCCTCGCCGACTGCGGCCTGCGCGCCGAGGACCTGTCCGCCTATGTCTGCCATCCCGGCGGACCCAAGGTCATCGAGGCGGTCCAAAACGTGCTGGACCTGCCTGCCGAAGCGCTCGACCGCACCCGGACATCGCTGCGCGAGAACGGGAATCTGTCGTCGGCCTCGGTACTGGATGTGCTGCGGGCCACCGTGGCCGAGCCGCCGCCGCCCGGGTCGTTCGGCCTGATGATCGCGATGGGGCCCGGATTCTGTTCCGAGCTCGTACTGCTCGGCTGGTAG
- a CDS encoding isoprenylcysteine carboxyl methyltransferase family protein, whose protein sequence is MYYLLILAVGLERLVELAVSTSNAKWAFARGGKEFGAGHYPAMVLLHSGLLVGCVAEVWLLHRPFIGWLGWPMLALAALSQVLRWWCVATLGRRWNTRVIVLDGVPLVQRGPYRWLHHPNYVAVVLEGVALPLIHTAWLTALLFTLANAALLRVRIRLENSALGYA, encoded by the coding sequence ATGTATTACCTGCTGATCCTGGCGGTCGGGCTGGAGCGACTGGTCGAGCTGGCGGTGTCGACGTCGAATGCGAAATGGGCCTTCGCCCGCGGCGGCAAGGAGTTCGGCGCAGGCCACTACCCCGCCATGGTGCTGCTGCACTCCGGGCTGCTTGTGGGCTGTGTTGCCGAGGTGTGGCTGCTGCACCGCCCGTTCATCGGATGGCTGGGCTGGCCGATGCTGGCCTTGGCCGCGTTGAGCCAGGTGTTGCGCTGGTGGTGTGTGGCGACGCTGGGCCGGCGCTGGAACACCCGGGTGATCGTGTTGGACGGTGTTCCCCTGGTGCAGCGCGGGCCGTATCGGTGGCTGCACCATCCCAACTATGTGGCCGTGGTCCTCGAAGGGGTGGCACTGCCGTTGATCCACACCGCGTGGCTGACGGCACTGCTGTTCACCCTCGCCAACGCCGCGCTGCTGCGGGTCCGGATCCGGCTGGAGAACTCGGCCTTGGGCTACGCCTAA
- the map gene encoding type I methionyl aminopeptidase, whose protein sequence is MIGLPKRRKAVPHRSPGELDAMAAAGAVVAAALSAVREAAAVGVSTLQLDEIAESVIRDAGATPSFLGYHGFPASICSSVNDRVVHGIPSATELLADGDLVSIDCGAILDGWHGDAAITFGIGTLSVADENLSAATRQAMEAGIAAMVVGNRLSDVSHAIETGARAASAQFKRSFGIVAGYGGHGIGRQMHMDPFLPNEGSPGHGPLLVAGSVLAIEPMLTLGTDQTVILEDEWTVVTADGSRAAHWEHSVAVTEDGPRILTSPVTPTGA, encoded by the coding sequence GTGATCGGACTGCCGAAGCGGCGCAAAGCGGTGCCGCATCGCAGCCCAGGCGAGCTCGACGCGATGGCCGCGGCCGGCGCCGTCGTCGCGGCCGCACTCTCGGCGGTCCGCGAGGCCGCCGCGGTCGGGGTGTCCACCCTGCAACTGGACGAGATCGCCGAATCGGTGATCCGCGACGCGGGCGCCACTCCGTCGTTCCTGGGCTACCACGGGTTCCCGGCCTCGATCTGCAGCTCGGTCAACGACCGGGTGGTGCACGGCATCCCCTCGGCCACCGAGCTGCTGGCGGACGGTGATCTGGTTTCCATCGACTGCGGAGCGATCCTGGACGGCTGGCACGGCGACGCCGCCATCACCTTCGGTATCGGCACCCTGTCGGTCGCCGACGAGAACCTGTCCGCGGCGACCCGGCAGGCGATGGAGGCCGGGATCGCGGCGATGGTGGTGGGCAACCGGCTCAGCGACGTCTCGCACGCCATCGAAACCGGCGCCCGGGCCGCATCCGCGCAGTTCAAGCGCTCCTTCGGTATCGTCGCCGGCTACGGCGGCCACGGCATCGGCCGCCAGATGCACATGGACCCCTTCCTGCCCAACGAGGGATCGCCCGGCCACGGGCCGCTGCTGGTAGCCGGGTCGGTGCTTGCGATCGAGCCGATGCTGACCCTGGGGACCGACCAGACCGTCATCCTCGAAGACGAGTGGACGGTCGTCACCGCCGACGGGTCGCGCGCGGCGCACTGGGAGCACAGTGTCGCGGTGACCGAGGACGGGCCGCGGATCCTGACCAGCCCGGTCACCCCCACCGGCGCGTAA
- a CDS encoding adenylate kinase, with protein MRVVLLGPPGAGKGTQAVKLAEKLGVPQISTGDLFRRNIAEGTELGKQAKQYLDAGDLVPPELTNALVDDRLDQPDAANGFILDGYPRSVEQAEALHAMLERRQTKLDAVLEFRVTESELLKRLKERGRADDTADVIHNRMMIYREETTPLLDYYQDEHDLHVVDALGTLDEVFTRALNALGQ; from the coding sequence GTGAGAGTCGTACTGCTGGGACCGCCGGGGGCCGGCAAGGGCACCCAGGCGGTGAAGCTGGCGGAGAAGCTGGGCGTCCCGCAGATCTCCACCGGCGACCTTTTCCGGCGCAACATCGCCGAGGGCACCGAGCTGGGCAAGCAGGCGAAGCAGTATCTCGATGCAGGCGACCTGGTTCCGCCGGAGCTGACCAACGCGCTGGTCGACGATCGGCTGGACCAGCCCGATGCCGCCAACGGATTCATCCTGGACGGCTACCCCCGTTCGGTGGAGCAGGCCGAGGCACTGCACGCCATGCTGGAGCGCCGCCAGACCAAGCTGGATGCGGTGCTCGAGTTCCGCGTCACCGAGAGCGAACTGCTCAAGCGGCTCAAGGAACGCGGGCGCGCCGACGACACCGCCGATGTCATCCACAACCGCATGATGATCTACCGCGAGGAGACCACGCCGCTGTTGGACTACTACCAGGACGAGCACGACCTGCACGTCGTGGATGCGCTCGGCACGCTCGATGAGGTGTTCACACGCGCCCTGAACGCCCTGGGACAGTAG
- the secY gene encoding preprotein translocase subunit SecY translates to MFSAFISALRTVDLRRKILFALGIIVVYRLGAAIPSPGVDYQNVQQCIKEVSGGDAAQVYSLINLFSGGALLQLTVFAIGVMPYITASIIVQLLTVVIPRFEELRKEGQSGQNKMTQYTRYLTVALAILQATSIVALAANGGLLQTCSLRHDIIADHSIFTLMVIVLVMTSGAVLVMWLGELITERGIGNGMSLLIFVGIAARIPIEGKTILDSRGPVVFTMVLLAALVIVVGVVFVEQGQRRIPVQYAKRMVGRRMYGGTSTYLPLKVNQAGVIPVIFASSLIYIPQLVTQLVHSGGGAGNGWWDKFVSTYLSDPSNLVYIALYFGLIIFFTYFYVSITFNPDERADEMKKFGGFIPGIRPGRPTADYLRFVLSRITLPGSIYLGVISVLPNLFLQMGSSGTVQNLPFGGTAVLIMIGVGLDTVKQIESQLMQRNYEGFLK, encoded by the coding sequence GTGTTCTCGGCTTTCATCTCAGCGCTGCGGACGGTCGACCTGAGGCGCAAGATCTTGTTCGCGCTGGGCATCATCGTGGTGTACCGGCTGGGAGCCGCCATCCCATCGCCCGGCGTCGACTACCAGAACGTGCAGCAGTGCATCAAGGAAGTCAGCGGTGGTGACGCCGCGCAGGTCTACTCGCTGATCAACCTGTTCTCCGGCGGGGCGCTGCTCCAGTTGACGGTGTTCGCCATCGGCGTGATGCCCTACATCACCGCCAGCATCATCGTCCAGCTGCTGACGGTGGTGATTCCGCGCTTCGAGGAACTGCGTAAAGAAGGCCAGTCCGGCCAGAACAAGATGACGCAGTACACCCGCTACCTGACGGTTGCCCTGGCCATTCTGCAGGCCACCAGCATCGTGGCGCTGGCCGCCAACGGCGGACTGTTGCAGACCTGCAGCCTGCGTCACGACATCATCGCCGACCACAGCATCTTCACCCTGATGGTCATCGTGCTGGTGATGACCTCCGGTGCGGTGCTGGTGATGTGGCTCGGTGAGCTCATCACCGAGCGCGGCATCGGCAACGGCATGTCGCTGCTGATCTTCGTCGGAATCGCCGCGCGCATCCCGATCGAGGGCAAAACCATCCTGGACTCCCGCGGCCCCGTGGTGTTCACCATGGTCCTGTTGGCCGCGCTGGTCATCGTCGTCGGCGTGGTCTTCGTCGAGCAGGGACAGCGTCGTATTCCGGTGCAGTACGCCAAGCGGATGGTGGGCCGGCGGATGTACGGCGGCACCTCGACCTACCTGCCGCTGAAGGTCAACCAGGCCGGCGTTATCCCGGTCATCTTCGCCTCGTCGCTGATCTACATTCCGCAGCTGGTCACCCAGTTGGTCCACAGTGGCGGCGGCGCCGGCAACGGCTGGTGGGACAAGTTCGTCAGCACCTACCTGTCGGATCCGTCGAACCTGGTCTACATCGCCTTGTACTTCGGCCTGATCATCTTCTTCACGTACTTCTACGTGTCGATCACGTTCAACCCCGATGAGCGGGCTGACGAGATGAAGAAGTTCGGTGGCTTCATTCCGGGCATCCGGCCGGGCCGCCCGACCGCGGACTACCTGCGCTTCGTGCTCAGCCGGATCACCCTGCCTGGCTCGATCTACCTGGGCGTCATCTCGGTGCTGCCCAACCTGTTCCTGCAGATGGGCAGCTCGGGCACCGTCCAGAACCTGCCGTTCGGCGGCACCGCGGTGCTGATCATGATCGGCGTCGGTCTGGACACGGTGAAGCAGATCGAGAGCCAGCTCATGCAGCGCAACTACGAAGGGTTCCTCAAGTGA
- a CDS encoding SAM-dependent methyltransferase yields MARSDNDSWDLASSVGTTATMVAAARALATAEPDAIISDPFAAPLVRAVGVDFFTKMVDGALEPAVAAEAKAAAEPMTAVMAVRTRFFDDFFRAAAAAGIRQFVILAAGLDSRAYRLDWPQPSVVYEIDQPEVIEFKTRTLAALGAQPSADRRAVAVDLRDDWPAALRERGFDPTQPTAWIAEGLLVYLPPDAQDRLFDHITALSAPRSRLATEFHPDGGAALSGSNQSLGQRFAAQGLDLDIATLVYPGERNPVGSYLSQRGWQVNERSREAVFAAYGRSFPDGDIVARLRNSVAIEAIRT; encoded by the coding sequence GTGGCGCGCAGTGACAACGACAGCTGGGACCTGGCCTCCAGCGTGGGAACCACCGCCACCATGGTCGCCGCCGCCCGTGCGCTGGCCACCGCGGAACCGGACGCCATCATCTCGGACCCGTTCGCGGCCCCGCTCGTGCGCGCGGTGGGCGTCGACTTCTTCACCAAGATGGTTGACGGCGCCCTGGAGCCGGCGGTGGCCGCGGAGGCCAAGGCCGCCGCTGAGCCGATGACGGCCGTGATGGCGGTGCGCACCCGGTTCTTCGACGACTTCTTCCGGGCAGCCGCGGCGGCCGGGATCCGGCAGTTCGTGATCCTGGCCGCCGGACTGGATTCACGGGCCTACCGGTTGGACTGGCCGCAGCCCAGCGTGGTCTATGAGATCGATCAACCGGAAGTCATCGAGTTCAAGACGCGCACGCTTGCCGCACTGGGCGCCCAGCCGAGCGCCGATCGCCGGGCCGTGGCGGTCGATCTGCGCGACGACTGGCCGGCGGCCTTGCGCGAACGTGGTTTTGACCCGACGCAGCCCACCGCGTGGATCGCAGAGGGGCTGCTGGTCTACCTGCCCCCGGATGCACAGGACCGGTTGTTCGACCACATCACCGCGCTGAGCGCCCCGCGCAGCAGGCTGGCGACCGAATTCCACCCCGACGGCGGCGCCGCGCTCAGCGGCTCGAACCAGTCGCTGGGGCAGCGGTTCGCCGCTCAGGGCCTGGACCTCGACATCGCCACCCTGGTGTACCCCGGCGAGCGCAATCCGGTGGGCAGCTATCTGAGCCAGCGCGGGTGGCAGGTGAACGAGCGCTCCCGCGAAGCGGTGTTCGCCGCCTACGGTCGCAGCTTTCCCGACGGCGACATCGTGGCGCGGCTGCGCAATTCGGTTGCGATCGAGGCAATTCGCACCTGA
- a CDS encoding serine hydrolase domain-containing protein: MVLKVAVPPDLIGGDVDEGFGKVADAFRDNFARGSEVGAALAVYRNGAKVVDLWGGYRDGYSRAPWRRDTMVNVFSSTKGVAALAVALAVSRGFFGYDDKVAAHWPEFAQVGKGDITVRQLLGHQAGLSALKPPPALADVAAPDRLAPLLAAQRPRWAPGTRHGYHAVTLGWYESELIRRTDPAGRTLGRFFAEEIARPLGLDLHIGLPSSVSRDQVALLHQWKRAESLLHLSVMPGALVAAMLNPFGLLGRASSLPRDIKPWDGDYNRDDVRAVEIPSANGIGTARAIAQLYGAAAGAAPALPLCEDVRDELAAMPAPPSRGERDKVLGVELVFNLGLSKPAFGTVFGSSDKAYGTPGFGGSFGFADPDTAIGYSYVMNRLGFHLHSDPRELALRQAVFHHVLGARRQA; this comes from the coding sequence ATGGTGCTCAAAGTCGCGGTTCCGCCCGACCTGATCGGCGGCGACGTCGATGAGGGTTTCGGCAAGGTCGCCGACGCCTTCCGGGACAACTTCGCCCGTGGCAGCGAAGTGGGCGCCGCCCTGGCGGTCTACCGCAACGGCGCCAAAGTCGTTGACCTGTGGGGTGGTTATCGCGACGGCTACAGCCGCGCTCCGTGGCGGCGCGACACCATGGTCAATGTCTTCTCGAGCACCAAAGGCGTGGCGGCGTTGGCCGTGGCGCTGGCCGTGTCGCGGGGCTTTTTCGGTTACGACGACAAGGTGGCCGCCCACTGGCCGGAGTTCGCCCAAGTGGGCAAGGGCGACATCACGGTACGCCAGCTGCTCGGGCACCAGGCGGGGCTGAGCGCGCTCAAACCGCCCCCGGCGCTGGCCGACGTGGCGGCCCCGGATCGACTGGCCCCCCTGCTGGCGGCTCAGCGGCCCCGCTGGGCGCCGGGAACCCGCCACGGATATCACGCGGTCACCTTGGGCTGGTACGAATCCGAACTCATCCGCCGCACCGACCCCGCCGGACGTACCCTGGGCCGCTTCTTCGCCGAAGAGATCGCCCGGCCACTCGGGCTGGACCTGCACATCGGGCTGCCCTCTTCGGTGTCCCGCGACCAGGTGGCGCTGTTGCACCAGTGGAAACGCGCGGAGTCCCTCCTGCACCTGTCGGTGATGCCCGGCGCTCTGGTGGCCGCCATGCTGAATCCGTTCGGTCTGCTGGGGCGGGCGAGCTCGCTTCCGCGCGACATCAAACCGTGGGACGGCGACTACAACCGCGACGACGTACGCGCCGTGGAAATCCCGTCTGCCAACGGGATCGGCACCGCCAGAGCGATCGCGCAACTCTATGGCGCCGCTGCCGGCGCGGCCCCCGCTCTGCCACTGTGCGAGGACGTGCGCGATGAACTCGCCGCTATGCCGGCGCCGCCGTCGCGCGGGGAACGCGACAAGGTGTTGGGCGTGGAGCTGGTGTTCAATCTGGGCTTGTCCAAACCGGCGTTCGGCACGGTTTTCGGTTCTTCCGACAAGGCCTATGGCACACCGGGTTTCGGCGGCTCGTTCGGGTTCGCCGATCCCGACACAGCGATCGGCTACTCCTACGTGATGAACCGCCTGGGCTTTCACCTGCACAGCGACCCGCGCGAACTCGCGCTGCGCCAGGCAGTGTTCCACCACGTCCTCGGGGCCCGGCGACAAGCCTGA
- the sppA gene encoding signal peptide peptidase SppA, whose translation MFSLLPGVPGIDGLRGVARRLDTARHHGVPNGVILELDLQELPHETSAFDPLALIRSGGRPPVLRDVVAAIHRAAQDPRVAGLIARVQLSAAAAGPVQELRAAVAEFTAVKPSVAWAETYPGTLSYYLASAFGEIWMQPSGTVGLVGFATSATFLRTALDKAGIEAQFVARGEYKSAANLFTQDSYTDAHREADTALVQSLHAQVRAAVAESRKLDAGVVDALADKAPLLRDDAQRSGLIDRIGFRDQAYDRITELTGAGDIAGADDDDAPPRLYLTRYAHATTPGSGPPLPGRKPKPVVAVVTVAGAIVSGSGGPPLSPLGNRSVGGDTIAAALREAAADDDVAAIVLRVDSPGGSVTGSETIWRAVQQARAAGKPVVASMGAVAASGGYYISAGTDAIVANPGTITGSIGVVTGKLVTRALKDRLGVGSDAVRTGANADAWSMDAPFTAEQQGQVETEADLFYDDFVARVAQGRNLSTEEVDAVARGRVWTGADAAERGLVDELGGLRTAVRRAKVLAGLDADAQVRTASYPGSSWWEFIRPRPSSQPAAAVSAAVGGLVVRSLVGVVEHIERSVNGAHVLWLGESRW comes from the coding sequence ATGTTCTCTCTGCTGCCCGGGGTACCCGGGATCGACGGCCTGCGCGGCGTTGCGCGCCGCCTCGACACCGCCCGCCATCACGGCGTGCCCAACGGCGTCATCCTCGAACTCGACCTGCAAGAGCTTCCCCACGAGACCAGCGCCTTCGACCCGCTGGCGCTGATCCGTTCCGGTGGCCGACCGCCGGTGCTGCGCGACGTGGTGGCCGCGATCCACCGCGCGGCACAAGACCCTCGGGTGGCGGGATTGATCGCACGGGTACAGCTGTCGGCGGCCGCTGCCGGGCCGGTGCAGGAGCTTCGGGCCGCGGTCGCCGAATTCACTGCCGTCAAGCCGTCTGTGGCCTGGGCCGAGACCTATCCGGGCACGCTGTCGTACTACCTGGCCTCGGCGTTCGGCGAGATCTGGATGCAGCCGTCGGGCACCGTCGGGCTGGTCGGTTTCGCCACCAGCGCGACCTTCCTGCGTACCGCCCTGGACAAGGCCGGTATCGAGGCACAGTTCGTCGCGCGCGGTGAGTACAAGTCGGCGGCCAACCTTTTCACCCAGGACTCCTACACCGATGCGCACCGCGAGGCCGACACCGCGCTGGTGCAGAGCCTGCATGCGCAGGTGCGTGCGGCGGTCGCCGAATCCCGCAAGCTCGACGCCGGGGTCGTCGATGCCCTGGCCGACAAGGCGCCGCTGTTGCGCGACGACGCACAGCGATCGGGGCTGATCGACCGGATCGGCTTCCGTGACCAGGCCTACGACCGGATCACCGAACTCACCGGCGCCGGGGACATCGCCGGCGCCGACGATGACGACGCGCCGCCGCGCCTGTACCTGACGCGCTACGCGCATGCCACCACGCCCGGGTCGGGCCCGCCGTTGCCGGGACGCAAACCCAAACCGGTGGTCGCCGTGGTGACGGTGGCGGGGGCGATCGTCAGCGGCTCGGGCGGACCACCGCTGTCACCGCTGGGCAACCGCAGCGTGGGCGGTGACACCATCGCCGCGGCGCTGCGGGAGGCGGCCGCCGACGATGACGTGGCCGCGATCGTTCTGCGGGTCGACAGTCCGGGAGGGTCGGTCACCGGTTCGGAAACCATCTGGCGGGCCGTGCAGCAGGCACGTGCTGCGGGCAAACCGGTGGTGGCCTCGATGGGTGCGGTGGCCGCATCCGGCGGGTACTACATCTCCGCCGGTACGGATGCCATCGTGGCCAATCCGGGCACCATCACCGGATCCATCGGCGTGGTGACCGGCAAGTTGGTGACCCGTGCTCTCAAGGACCGGCTGGGGGTGGGCAGCGATGCGGTGCGCACCGGCGCCAACGCCGACGCCTGGTCGATGGACGCGCCCTTCACCGCCGAACAGCAGGGGCAGGTGGAGACCGAGGCGGATCTGTTCTACGACGACTTCGTCGCCCGGGTGGCGCAAGGCCGCAACCTGTCCACCGAAGAAGTCGACGCGGTGGCACGAGGGCGGGTGTGGACCGGCGCGGACGCGGCCGAGCGCGGGCTGGTCGACGAACTGGGCGGCCTGCGCACGGCGGTACGCCGGGCGAAGGTGTTAGCCGGGCTCGATGCGGATGCGCAGGTCCGCACCGCGTCGTATCCGGGCTCGTCGTGGTGGGAATTCATCCGGCCGCGCCCGTCGTCGCAGCCGGCGGCGGCGGTGTCCGCTGCGGTCGGCGGCTTGGTGGTGCGCTCTCTGGTAGGAGTGGTCGAGCACATCGAACGCTCGGTCAACGGTGCGCACGTGCTGTGGCTGGGGGAGTCGCGCTGGTAA
- the rplO gene encoding 50S ribosomal protein L15, whose product MTIKLHDLRPAPGSNTKKTRVGRGEGSKGKTAGRGTKGTKARKNVPVAFEGGQMPIHMRLPKLKGFRNRFRTEYEVVNVGDINRLFPEGGTVGLDELVAKGAVRKNTLVKVLGDGKLTVKADVTAHKFSGSAKDKITAAGGSATEL is encoded by the coding sequence ATGACCATCAAGCTGCACGACCTGCGCCCTGCGCCCGGGTCGAACACCAAGAAGACCCGCGTCGGCCGTGGTGAGGGTTCCAAGGGTAAGACCGCGGGTCGCGGCACCAAGGGCACCAAGGCACGCAAGAACGTGCCGGTCGCGTTCGAGGGTGGGCAGATGCCGATCCACATGCGGCTGCCCAAGCTGAAGGGCTTCCGCAACCGGTTCCGCACCGAGTACGAGGTCGTCAACGTCGGCGACATCAACCGGCTGTTCCCCGAGGGTGGCACCGTCGGACTCGATGAGCTGGTCGCCAAGGGCGCTGTCCGGAAGAACACGCTGGTCAAGGTGCTCGGCGACGGCAAGCTGACGGTCAAGGCCGACGTCACCGCCCACAAGTTCAGCGGCAGCGCGAAGGACAAGATCACCGCAGCCGGAGGCAGCGCCACCGAGCTGTAG
- the rpmD gene encoding 50S ribosomal protein L30, with translation MANLKITQVRGTIGARWKQRESLRTLGLRKIRQSVVREDNPQTRGLIRVVHHLVQVEEAE, from the coding sequence ATGGCTAACCTGAAGATCACCCAGGTCCGCGGCACCATCGGTGCACGCTGGAAGCAGCGCGAGAGCCTGCGTACCCTGGGCCTGCGCAAGATCCGCCAGTCGGTGGTGCGTGAGGACAATCCGCAGACCCGTGGGCTGATCCGGGTTGTTCACCACCTCGTGCAAGTGGAGGAAGCAGAATGA
- the rpsE gene encoding 30S ribosomal protein S5: MAEQPTGASSAGPDTGSASRSDGRDNRDNRGGRGGRDGGRGGRDNRDGDKSNYLERVVAINRVSKVVKGGRRFSFTALVIVGDGKGLVGVGYGKAKEVPAAIAKGVEEARKGFFRVPLIGGTIVHPVQGEAAAGVVFLRPASPGTGVIAGGAVRAVLECAGVHDILSKSLGSDNAINVVHATVAALKMIQRPEEVAARRGLPIEDVAPAAMLKARRESDALAAAAAREGTA, from the coding sequence ATGGCGGAGCAGCCGACAGGGGCCTCCTCGGCAGGTCCCGACACGGGCAGTGCCTCCCGCAGCGACGGGCGCGACAACCGTGACAACCGGGGTGGCCGTGGTGGCCGCGACGGCGGCCGTGGCGGCCGCGACAACCGGGACGGCGACAAGAGCAATTACCTGGAGCGCGTCGTCGCGATCAACCGGGTGTCCAAGGTGGTCAAGGGTGGTCGCCGGTTCAGCTTCACCGCATTGGTGATCGTCGGCGACGGCAAGGGATTGGTCGGTGTCGGCTACGGCAAGGCCAAGGAAGTGCCTGCCGCGATCGCCAAGGGCGTGGAGGAGGCTCGCAAGGGCTTTTTCCGGGTGCCGCTGATCGGTGGCACCATCGTCCACCCGGTGCAGGGTGAAGCCGCCGCCGGTGTGGTGTTCCTGCGTCCGGCCAGCCCCGGTACCGGTGTGATCGCTGGTGGCGCGGTGCGTGCGGTGCTGGAATGCGCCGGGGTGCACGACATCCTGTCCAAGTCGCTGGGCAGTGACAACGCGATCAACGTGGTGCACGCCACCGTGGCCGCGCTGAAGATGATCCAGCGACCCGAAGAGGTGGCGGCTCGTCGTGGCCTGCCCATCGAAGATGTTGCGCCGGCCGCGATGCTCAAGGCTCGTCGCGAGAGCGATGCTCTGGCTGCCGCCGCGGCGCGGGAAGGCACGGCGTAA
- the rplR gene encoding 50S ribosomal protein L18 gives MAQSQAGTADRKPVGQNISEVRRTHRIRRHARLRKKVAGTAERPRLVVHRSARHIHVQLVDDLAGHTVAAASSIEADVRGVDGDKKAHSVRVGQLIAERAKAAGVQDVVFDRGGYTYGGRIAALADAAREGGLNF, from the coding sequence ATGGCGCAATCACAAGCAGGCACCGCGGACCGCAAGCCCGTCGGGCAGAACATCTCCGAGGTTCGGCGCACGCACCGTATCCGTCGGCATGCGCGGTTGCGCAAGAAGGTCGCGGGCACCGCCGAGCGTCCGCGCTTGGTCGTACACCGCTCCGCGCGGCACATCCACGTGCAGCTGGTCGACGACCTCGCCGGCCACACGGTGGCAGCGGCGTCCTCGATCGAGGCCGACGTACGGGGTGTGGACGGCGACAAGAAGGCCCACAGTGTTCGGGTCGGCCAGCTGATCGCCGAGCGCGCCAAGGCCGCCGGCGTGCAGGACGTGGTGTTCGACCGCGGTGGCTACACCTACGGTGGGCGCATCGCGGCGCTGGCAGACGCGGCACGCGAGGGCGGATTGAACTTCTGA